The Bordetella sp. FB-8 genome includes a window with the following:
- a CDS encoding phosphonate degradation HD-domain oxygenase: MNEVIDMQDQAITLDRIKALFDGYGTAFYGSEDVTQTQHALQCAHLAEQAGEEPALIAAALLHDLGHLLQASSQTQDMRHQEVGASALATLMGPEVTEPIRLHVAAKRYLCAVDAAYYDTLSQASKNSLALQGGSFDDAGAEAFIAQPHAEAALRLRRYDDLAKDVQAATPPLSHYLPMVERLRRA; the protein is encoded by the coding sequence ATGAACGAGGTCATCGACATGCAAGACCAGGCCATCACCCTGGATCGGATCAAGGCGCTTTTCGACGGTTACGGCACGGCCTTCTACGGATCGGAAGACGTTACCCAGACGCAGCACGCGCTGCAGTGCGCCCACCTTGCCGAACAGGCCGGCGAAGAACCCGCGCTCATCGCCGCCGCCCTGCTGCACGACCTGGGCCACCTGCTGCAGGCGTCGAGCCAGACGCAGGACATGAGGCACCAGGAAGTCGGCGCCTCGGCGCTGGCCACGCTGATGGGGCCCGAGGTCACCGAGCCCATACGCCTGCATGTGGCGGCCAAGCGCTATCTATGCGCCGTGGACGCTGCCTATTACGACACCTTGTCGCAGGCCTCGAAAAACAGCCTGGCATTGCAAGGCGGTTCTTTCGACGACGCTGGCGCCGAGGCATTCATTGCGCAGCCGCATGCCGAGGCGGCCTTGCGCCTGCGCCGCTACGACGATCTGGCCAAGGACGTGCAGGCCGCAACGCCACCGCTGTCGCACTACCTGCCCATGGTGGAAAGGCTGCGCAGGGCTTGA
- a CDS encoding TIGR03364 family FAD-dependent oxidoreductase produces the protein MESKFDVVVVGAGIVGLSTALAAAKKGKRVAVLDRSARATGASIRNFGFVTITGQQAGEHWARALRSRDIWLQVVEQTGIDVVHRGLLLPARRSEAAQVLHAFHATPMGQACRMVTREEAAQMVPALRTDGVREILYSPHEIRVESVQAIPRIAAWLAERHGVSFQWSTAVHAIEDHCVHTSRGAVQADSIVVCPGDDLSTLFPERIGLYGLKICTLQMLRLAVDGAQVRLGAAVMSDMSLARYEGFDALPEARALARKLDEQERESREAGIHLIVVQSADGSLVVGDSHVYGASQEPFAQTRFDELILDEFDRVFDLPRRKVVQRWVGSYVSASDRTVLVDQPADHIRLVMVTGGTGASTGFALGEQVVAELYS, from the coding sequence GTGGAAAGCAAGTTTGATGTCGTTGTTGTCGGAGCGGGAATCGTCGGGCTTTCGACGGCGCTCGCCGCGGCGAAGAAGGGCAAGCGCGTCGCCGTGCTGGACCGCAGCGCCCGGGCCACCGGCGCGTCCATCCGCAATTTCGGCTTCGTCACGATAACGGGTCAGCAGGCCGGCGAACACTGGGCGCGCGCCCTGCGCAGCCGCGACATCTGGCTGCAGGTGGTCGAGCAGACCGGCATCGATGTGGTCCACCGCGGCCTGTTGCTGCCTGCCCGGCGCAGCGAAGCCGCGCAGGTGCTGCATGCGTTTCACGCTACGCCCATGGGGCAGGCCTGCCGGATGGTGACTCGCGAGGAAGCGGCACAGATGGTGCCTGCACTGCGCACGGACGGCGTGCGAGAAATTCTCTACAGCCCGCATGAAATCCGCGTGGAGTCCGTCCAGGCGATCCCCAGGATCGCCGCGTGGCTCGCCGAAAGGCACGGGGTCTCGTTTCAATGGAGCACGGCCGTCCATGCGATCGAGGACCATTGCGTTCATACCAGCCGCGGCGCCGTCCAGGCCGATTCCATCGTGGTGTGCCCGGGAGACGACCTGTCCACGCTCTTTCCCGAGCGGATCGGGCTGTACGGGCTGAAGATATGCACGCTGCAGATGCTGCGGCTCGCGGTCGACGGCGCGCAGGTGCGGCTGGGCGCCGCGGTGATGTCCGACATGAGCCTGGCGCGCTACGAAGGCTTCGATGCCTTGCCCGAGGCCCGCGCGTTGGCCCGCAAGCTGGATGAACAAGAGCGCGAGAGCCGCGAAGCAGGCATTCATTTGATCGTAGTCCAGTCGGCGGACGGCTCGCTGGTCGTGGGCGACAGCCATGTCTATGGCGCGAGCCAGGAGCCGTTCGCGCAAACCCGTTTCGACGAACTGATACTTGACGAGTTTGACCGGGTTTTCGATCTGCCGCGGCGTAAGGTCGTGCAGCGCTGGGTCGGCTCCTACGTTTCGGCCAGCGACCGCACGGTGCTCGTGGACCAGCCGGCCGATCACATCCGTCTCGTCATGGTGACGGGAGGAACCGGTGCCTCGACTGGCTTCGCGCTGGGCGAGCAAGTCGTGGCCGAGTTGTATTCGTGA
- the phnX gene encoding phosphonoacetaldehyde hydrolase — MEKLSAVVFDWAGTVMDFGSFAPMGVFVEAFRQFGVDASIAEAREPMGRPKWDHIDAMLKIPRIREAWTARHGRQPQPADVDDIYRVFVPMNEEVVHRYANLIPGARETAQALRARGLKIGSTTGYTRSIMARVLPLAKEQGYEVDNLVCAGDLPEGRPTPMNMYKCFLDLGVWPAHAVVKVDDTGVGIEEGARAGCWTVGVALSGNEAGLTADEVRQADPAALDAVRRRAALALQAHGAHYVIDTVADLMPVIDDIERKLAQGLRP; from the coding sequence ATGGAAAAGCTAAGTGCGGTCGTCTTCGACTGGGCCGGGACCGTGATGGATTTCGGTTCCTTCGCGCCCATGGGCGTCTTTGTCGAGGCCTTCAGGCAATTCGGTGTCGACGCCTCGATAGCCGAGGCCCGCGAACCGATGGGCCGGCCCAAGTGGGACCACATCGATGCCATGCTCAAAATCCCACGCATCCGCGAGGCCTGGACGGCGCGGCATGGCAGGCAGCCCCAGCCGGCCGACGTCGACGACATCTATCGCGTCTTCGTGCCCATGAATGAAGAAGTCGTGCACCGCTACGCGAATCTGATTCCCGGCGCGCGTGAGACCGCCCAGGCGCTGCGCGCCCGCGGTCTGAAGATCGGCTCGACCACAGGCTATACGCGCTCGATCATGGCGCGCGTGCTGCCGCTTGCCAAAGAGCAGGGCTACGAGGTCGACAACCTCGTGTGCGCCGGCGATCTGCCCGAAGGCCGGCCGACGCCGATGAATATGTACAAGTGCTTTCTCGATCTGGGTGTGTGGCCTGCCCACGCGGTGGTCAAGGTCGACGATACCGGCGTGGGCATCGAAGAGGGTGCGCGCGCCGGATGCTGGACCGTGGGCGTGGCATTGAGCGGCAACGAGGCCGGCCTGACCGCGGACGAGGTTCGGCAGGCCGATCCGGCCGCGCTGGACGCGGTGCGCCGCAGGGCGGCGCTGGCCCTGCAGGCGCACGGCGCGCATTACGTGATCGACACGGTGGCGGATCTGATGCCCGTCATCGACGATATTGAACGCAAATTGGCGCAGGGTCTGCGTCCATGA
- a CDS encoding 2-aminoethylphosphonate ABC transporter substrate-binding protein, translating into MKTDRMQGKIKVLAAGVFCALASMAALPAWADAGVVTVYSADGLHDGKGSWYETEFAQFTKETGIKVQYVEGGSGVVVERLIKEKSNPQADVLVTLPPFIQRAQAQGLLQKFRPTDAARIEGGTDSYQPLVNNYTNFIYNASAIKQAPKTFADLLDPKFKGKIQYSTPGQAGDGTAVMLLVNHAFGGKDAGFEYLKKLQDNNVGPSASTGKLTALVNKSELYVANGDLQMNMVQMKDNPNIRVFWPAGPDGVRTAMSLPYYVGLVNGAPDSNNGKKLIEFLLSKKAQSTVSSVAYGLPVRKDVTPTDANYKSFHAAMQGVKIWTPDWNSVLQDLTADVARWRQVTGS; encoded by the coding sequence ATGAAAACCGATCGCATGCAGGGCAAGATAAAAGTATTGGCGGCGGGCGTGTTCTGTGCGCTCGCTTCGATGGCGGCCCTGCCGGCCTGGGCCGACGCGGGCGTCGTCACGGTCTATTCGGCCGACGGCCTGCACGACGGCAAGGGCAGCTGGTACGAAACCGAATTCGCCCAATTCACGAAAGAAACCGGCATCAAGGTTCAATACGTCGAAGGCGGTTCGGGCGTCGTGGTCGAGCGCTTGATCAAGGAAAAATCCAACCCGCAGGCCGATGTCCTGGTGACCTTGCCGCCATTCATCCAGCGCGCGCAGGCCCAGGGCCTGCTGCAGAAGTTCCGTCCCACGGACGCGGCGCGCATCGAAGGCGGCACCGATAGCTACCAGCCGCTGGTCAACAACTACACAAATTTCATCTACAACGCCTCTGCGATCAAGCAAGCGCCCAAGACCTTTGCCGATCTGCTCGATCCCAAATTCAAGGGCAAGATCCAGTACTCGACACCCGGACAGGCCGGCGACGGCACTGCCGTGATGCTGCTGGTCAACCACGCATTCGGCGGCAAGGACGCCGGCTTTGAATACCTCAAGAAGCTGCAGGACAACAATGTCGGTCCGTCCGCTTCCACCGGAAAGCTGACCGCGCTGGTCAACAAGTCGGAGCTGTACGTGGCCAATGGCGATCTGCAGATGAACATGGTGCAGATGAAAGACAACCCGAACATCCGCGTGTTCTGGCCCGCGGGTCCGGACGGCGTGCGCACGGCCATGTCCCTGCCGTACTACGTCGGCCTGGTGAACGGCGCGCCTGATTCGAACAACGGCAAAAAGCTGATCGAGTTTCTGCTTTCCAAGAAAGCGCAGTCCACGGTTTCGTCGGTTGCCTACGGCCTGCCGGTGCGCAAGGACGTGACTCCGACCGATGCCAACTACAAGAGCTTTCACGCCGCAATGCAGGGTGTGAAGATCTGGACGCCGGACTGGAACAGTGTGCTGCAGGACCTCACCGCTGACGTTGCGCGCTGGCGCCAGGTCACGGGGAGCTGA
- a CDS encoding ABC transporter ATP-binding protein codes for MTSPTLARFAPCQESASAPWTLSGGIDAADSAVVSAGSLKGAQASRDAIGGSSVSFEQVSVAYRGNVVLKPLDLKIEAGEFLALIGPSGSGKTTALRAVAGFVRPASGRIRIGEVDVTDLPPYERGLGMAVQNYALFPHMRVEQNVAFGLKAQRVEKPLIAERVKEALRIVGMTQYAGRYPRELSGGQQQRVAIARALAVRPRVLLLDEPLSALDAQIRRSMVEELARLHRELPHLTVLYVTHDQSEALTLADRIAIMRDGQVSAHGQTMQLYHRPPNRFAAEFLGRANLMPAVVEAPVNATGVARVRVGSFSIQASSGEVAPGARRLLCVRPQNMTLQRGDSDHNTLTGILRSVHWQGELTHIALDVEDIPVRVVLTRPIALPQTGGRMDIHFSADDASLIPDEAHA; via the coding sequence GTGACGAGCCCCACGCTTGCCCGCTTCGCGCCTTGCCAGGAAAGCGCGTCGGCGCCCTGGACGCTGTCCGGCGGCATCGACGCGGCCGATTCGGCCGTCGTTTCTGCCGGTTCCCTCAAGGGTGCGCAGGCCTCGCGCGACGCGATCGGCGGTTCGTCCGTTTCCTTCGAGCAGGTGAGCGTGGCTTATCGCGGCAACGTGGTGCTCAAGCCGCTGGACCTGAAGATTGAGGCCGGCGAGTTCCTCGCGCTGATCGGGCCGTCCGGATCGGGCAAGACGACCGCGCTGCGGGCCGTCGCCGGATTCGTGCGGCCGGCCAGCGGACGCATACGCATCGGCGAGGTCGATGTCACCGACCTGCCTCCCTACGAGCGCGGCCTGGGTATGGCCGTGCAAAATTACGCCCTGTTCCCGCACATGCGCGTGGAACAGAACGTGGCCTTCGGCCTGAAGGCGCAGCGCGTCGAGAAGCCGCTGATCGCCGAACGCGTGAAGGAAGCGCTGCGCATCGTCGGCATGACGCAATACGCCGGTCGCTATCCGCGCGAGCTCTCCGGCGGCCAGCAGCAGCGCGTGGCCATCGCGCGCGCGCTGGCGGTGCGCCCGCGCGTGCTGCTGCTGGACGAGCCGCTCTCGGCGCTGGACGCCCAGATCCGCCGCAGCATGGTCGAGGAACTGGCCCGCCTGCACCGCGAGTTGCCGCACCTGACCGTGCTGTATGTGACGCACGACCAGAGCGAGGCGCTGACGCTGGCCGACCGGATTGCGATCATGCGCGACGGCCAGGTGAGCGCGCACGGCCAGACCATGCAGCTCTACCACCGTCCGCCGAACCGCTTCGCCGCCGAATTCCTGGGCCGCGCAAATCTGATGCCGGCCGTGGTCGAGGCGCCGGTCAATGCGACCGGGGTCGCCCGGGTGCGGGTCGGCTCGTTCTCGATACAGGCCAGCAGCGGCGAGGTCGCACCGGGCGCGCGGCGCCTGCTGTGTGTGCGTCCGCAGAATATGACGCTGCAACGCGGCGACTCCGACCACAATACCCTGACCGGCATCCTGCGGTCGGTGCACTGGCAGGGGGAACTCACGCACATCGCGCTGGATGTCGAGGACATCCCGGTGCGCGTGGTGCTGACGCGGCCGATCGCGCTGCCGCAGACAGGCGGTCGCATGGACATCCACTTTTCCGCCGACGACGCGAGCCTGATTCCGGATGAGGCGCATGCCTGA
- a CDS encoding 2-aminoethylphosphonate ABC transporter permease subunit, translated as MPEILAMRLRATPHLRNAGWVAVPILVIACLFFYPLALIARQAFTDDSGAVAIRPFFDVLHSRYFGHALLNTIEIATSATAGCLVLGLALALILTFVPFPGCVLVARLIDTFIALPTFLVTLAFTFIYGSAGILNSLLQQHFGFAQPPVQFLYSAWGVVLAEITVYLPFVLRPLLASLSLMDPGQIEVASTLGARPWQIIRQVILPAAFPALIAGGSLCLLLTINEFGVVLFIGAKGVTTLPLLIYSKAIQESDYQSACVIAVVNIVLSLGLFGLYRAAARRLGA; from the coding sequence ATGCCTGAAATCCTGGCTATGCGCCTGCGCGCAACGCCCCACCTGCGCAACGCCGGATGGGTCGCGGTGCCCATACTGGTCATTGCATGCCTGTTTTTCTATCCCTTGGCGCTGATCGCGCGTCAGGCTTTTACCGACGATTCGGGAGCGGTGGCGATCCGGCCGTTCTTCGATGTGCTGCATTCCAGGTACTTCGGGCATGCGCTTCTGAACACGATCGAGATCGCCACATCGGCGACCGCCGGGTGCCTCGTGCTCGGCCTGGCGCTTGCGCTGATCCTGACCTTCGTGCCTTTTCCCGGATGCGTCCTGGTCGCGCGCCTGATCGACACCTTCATTGCCTTGCCCACTTTTCTGGTCACCCTGGCCTTTACCTTCATCTACGGATCGGCGGGCATCCTGAACAGCCTGCTGCAGCAGCATTTCGGCTTCGCTCAGCCTCCCGTGCAGTTTCTCTATTCGGCGTGGGGTGTGGTGCTCGCCGAAATCACGGTCTACCTGCCTTTCGTGCTGCGGCCCCTGCTCGCCAGTCTTTCACTGATGGACCCGGGCCAGATCGAGGTGGCGAGCACCCTGGGTGCGCGGCCGTGGCAGATCATCCGCCAGGTCATCCTGCCCGCGGCATTTCCGGCGCTGATCGCCGGTGGCAGCCTCTGCCTGCTGCTCACGATCAACGAGTTCGGCGTCGTGCTGTTCATCGGCGCCAAGGGTGTGACGACGCTGCCGTTGTTGATCTACAGCAAGGCAATCCAGGAATCGGATTACCAGTCCGCCTGCGTCATTGCCGTGGTCAATATTGTGCTTTCGCTCGGATTGTTCGGCCTTTACCGCGCCGCCGCGCGCCGCCTGGGAGCCTGA